Proteins co-encoded in one Medicago truncatula cultivar Jemalong A17 chromosome 8, MtrunA17r5.0-ANR, whole genome shotgun sequence genomic window:
- the LOC11412398 gene encoding ras-related protein RABA6b → MDQDAIFDEECDYLFKAVLIGDSGVGKSNLLSRFAKDEFRLDSKPTIGVEFAYRNIKVRDKLIKAQIWDTAGQERFRAITSSYYRGALGALLVYDITRRSSYESVGRWLVELREFGGEEMVVILVGNKCDLGESREVEEEEAKRFAEAEGLCFMETSALKNLNVEQVFLQMITTIFDITNQRSLDAKMDETPINHLSNGKEIHIADEVTATKQAPCCS, encoded by the exons atggATCAGGATGCAATATTTGATGAAGAGTGTGATTACTTGTTCAAGGCAGTGCTGATTGGTGACTCTGGAGTTGGGAAATCAAATCTGCTTTCAAGGTTTGCAAAAGATGAATTCAGGTTGGATTCAAAACCAACCATAGGAGTTGAATTTGCTTACAGAAACATCAAGGTCAGAGATAAACTCATCAAAGCTCAAATATGGGACACTGCCGGCCAAGAAAg GTTTAGAGCTATCACAAGTTCGTATTATAGAGGAGCCTTGGGAGCACTGCTAGTGTATGACATAACGAGGCGATCAAGTTATGAGAGTGTAGGCAGATGGTTAGTGGAGCTACGGGAGTTTGGCGGCGAAGAGATGGTAGTTATTCTAGTTGGAAACAAATGTGATCTTGGTGAATCAAGAGAAGTTGAGGAAGAAGAAGCAAAAAGGTTTGCAGAGGCAGAAGGGTTGTGTTTTATGGAAACCTCTGCTCTGAAGAATCTGAACGTTGAGCAAGTGTTCTTACAAATGATCACAACTATTTTTGACATAACAAACCAGAGAAGTTTGGATGCCAAAATGGATGAGACACCAATTAATCATCTTTCCAATGGGAAAGAGATTCATATAGCTGATGAAGTTACCGCAACTAAACAGGCTCCTTGTTGTTCGTGA